The Archangium primigenium genomic interval GTCCACCGGCTCGCCCGCCACCTGCTCGGGCGCCATGTAGAGCGGGGTGCCGATGGCGCCCTGGGTCCGGGCGGCGCGCTCCTCCACCAGGGCCCGGGCGATGCCGAAGTCCGTCAGGACGACGCGCCCGCCGGCCTCCAGCAGGATGTTGGCGGGCTTGAGGTCCCGGTGCACGACCCCCGCGGCGTGGGCCGCCGCCAGTCCCTCGCTGACGGCCAGGGCGATGCGCGCGGCATCCGGCGCGGCGATCGCGCCCCGGTGGGCGATGAGCTCGCGCAGGTCCCCGCCCTCCACGTACTCCATGGTGAGGAAGGCCTGGCCCTCGTGGGTGCCCAGGTCGTGCATGCGCGCGACATGGGGGTGGGTGATGCGGCGGGCCAGGCGCACCTCGCGGCGGAAGCGCTCCAGGGCGTCCGCGCTGGCCTCGCGGCCGAGCTCCAGTTGTTTGAGCGCCACCGTGTCGCCGACGAGCGTGTCCAGGGCCTGGTACACGCTGCCCATGCCGCCCCGGCCAATCAGGCGCGTGAGGGCATAGCGCCCGGCGAAGAGGGTCGCGGGCGAGGAGGAGGGGGAGGGGGCGGGAGTGGCCAGGGGACGGACGACGGTGCGGTCATCCATGTCGGGGCCGGGGGGGGCGGGCGGAGCGGGGTCGGGCACGGCGGGCGCCAGTGTAGCGCGCCCGCCCCAGGTGCGCACGGTGCGCGTCAGGTGGGCTCGTACCGGCTGATCTCCACCCCGCTGCCCACGGGCAACAGGACGCTCGTCATCCCGGGCGTGGCGCGCACGGCCCGTCCATAGCGCTTCACTTCCTCGCCACCGGGCCGGAGCATGTTGTCGGCGACGATGATCGCCCCCGGGTTGAGCTTCGGAAGGAAGGCCTCGAGGCACGGCACGTACAGGTCCTTCCAGAGATCGAGCAGCACGAAGTCGAGCGTGAAGGGCAGGGCGGCGATGAGCTGGAGCGCGTCGCCGACCTGGAAGTCGATGTGCTCGGCCAGCCCCGCCTTCGTGGCCATCTCGCGCGCATGGGCCGACTTGTAGTCCTGGAGCTCCAGCGTGGTCAGCCGGCCACCGCTGGCCCGCGCGGCCTCCGCCAGCCAGATGCCCGAGTAGCCGTAGGACGTGCCGATCTCCAGGATCCGCGGGGCCTGGAGGCTGCGCGCGAGGATGTTGATCAATTGGCCCGTCTCCGGCCCGACGGCGAGCAACACCTGATCCAGCCAGCCGCGCGAGCCGTCCGGGGGGGCCGCGTGCCAGCGCCGGTCCTCCTCGCGCATGCGCTCGTGGTAGGCGTCGAGCACCGCCGTGATCTTCTCGTCCATGGTCGCTCCTCCTGTCGTGGGCTGGGGAGTTAACCGCGTGCCCACGGCCTCGCGGGCTTTTAAGTCGGTTGACTTCATCAGTCGGTCGACTTAATTGTAGGGCGTTCGTTCCGCTCGTAGGCCTGGAGGCGCCCCATGACCACCGCCGCGCTCGATCCCGCGACCCTGAAGCTGCCCGAGAACGCTTCCCTGCTCACCCGCCTGCATCTGGCCACGCGCATCCTGCGGGTGATCAAGGGCAACGAGGGCAACCCCGTCTACGGCCAGACGATCAACCTCTGC includes:
- a CDS encoding O-methyltransferase, with amino-acid sequence MDEKITAVLDAYHERMREEDRRWHAAPPDGSRGWLDQVLLAVGPETGQLINILARSLQAPRILEIGTSYGYSGIWLAEAARASGGRLTTLELQDYKSAHAREMATKAGLAEHIDFQVGDALQLIAALPFTLDFVLLDLWKDLYVPCLEAFLPKLNPGAIIVADNMLRPGGEEVKRYGRAVRATPGMTSVLLPVGSGVEISRYEPT